The following proteins come from a genomic window of Rutidosis leptorrhynchoides isolate AG116_Rl617_1_P2 chromosome 10, CSIRO_AGI_Rlap_v1, whole genome shotgun sequence:
- the LOC139870372 gene encoding uncharacterized protein: MDSVSSRKRSRSDSDESGIDSLEAKRILFDILDDSDGYTVSQDLDSFMKSFQDEISPAPEFVTESGESRPELGFLLEASDDELGLPPTEKTRDLAESVELSELWGLDKQITSYDSFDYEYGYGDVDITNLGFGSSDLLWRPETLPAQ, from the exons ATGGACTCCGTGAGTTCTAGAAAACGATCCCGTTCCGACTCGGACGAGTCAGGTATTGACTCACTAGAAGCCAAGCGAATCCTCTTCGATATACTCGATGACTCGGATGGATACACAGTGAGTCAAGACCTTGACTCGTTCATGAAAAGCTTTCAAGACGAGATTTCACCGGCGCCGGAATTTGTAACCGAGTCCGGCGAGTCACGGCCGGAGCTAGGGTTTTTATTGGAAGCGTCGGATGATGAACTTGGTTTACCTCCAACTGAAAAAACGAGAGATTTAGCTGAGTCGGTCGAACTCAGTGAGTTATGGGGGCTAGATAAACAGATAACGAGTTATGACTCGTTTGATTATGAATATGGTTATGGTGATGTGGATATTacga ATCTAGGATTTGGTTCGTCCGATTTGTTATGGCGGCCGGAAACTTTGCCGGCTCAGTGA
- the LOC139870373 gene encoding uncharacterized protein, whose translation MLETNKDASIAERITHRNGLSYGNWSWTRDPTSRATNEITELNSIVSSVSLSDKQDSWKYNLDSTGIFTTKSLASLINSLRFGNNALSLSTPRNKLLPQKVYIFIWRAIQNKIPVRFEIDKRGIDLDSTLCPLCELEVEITEHILCLCPNSALLWKLVLDWWAQDVSLISNLNEAIINNQPFAHNIPGSSIWQATKWITCYIIWKHRNLKVFSKKTWSPASILSEIQTQSFSWISKRSYKKKTIEWHQWLINPSFFVADTTHRVGIG comes from the coding sequence ATGCTTGAAACAAACAAAGATGCCTCGATCGCTGAAAGAATTACACACCGCAATGGACTTTCTTACGGTAACTGGAGCTGGACAAGGGACCCAACTAGTCGGGCCACAAACGAAATCACAGAATTAAATAGCATAGTATCTTCTGTTTCGTTATCCGATAAACAAGATTCCTGGAAATACAATTTAGACTCCACAGGGATATTCACTACCAAGTCCTTGGCATCTCTGATCAACTCCCTTCGGTTTGGTAATAACGCGTTAAGCTTGTCAACGCCCCGTAACAAACTCCTACCGCAAAAAGTATATATCTTTATATGGAGAGCCATACAAAACAAGATCCCGGTCAGATTTGAAATAGACAAAAGGGGTATTGATCTCGATTCCACTTTATGCCCTTTGTGCGAATTGGAAGTTGAAATCACCGAACATATCCTGTGTTTGTGCCCCAATTCGGCACTCTTATGGAAACTTGTTCTTGATTGGTGGGCCCAAGATGTTTCTCTAATATCCAATCTTAACGAAGCCATCATCAACAATCAGCCATTCGCTCACAACATCCCCGGATCCTCAATTTGGCAAGCAACCAAATGGATTACATGCTACATAATCTGGAAACATAGGAATTTGAAAGTTTTTTCCAAAAAAACGTGGTCCCCGGCCTCGATCTTATCTGAAATACAAACACAAAGTTTTAGCTGGATTTCCAAAAGATCTTACAAAAAGAAAACAATCGAGTGGCACCAATGGCTCATCAACCCCTCCTTCTTTGTCGCGGATACCACACACCGTGTTGGGATTGGATAA